Proteins from a single region of Candidatus Polarisedimenticolia bacterium:
- a CDS encoding NADPH-dependent F420 reductase: MQRHSGQENRGADMRIGVIGAGSMGGILARHLAKLGHHLTIANSRGPESLTALAAEIGATPASVVDAAKAGEILILAIPTKAVADLPRGLFANVPSSVVVIDIGNYHPELRDGHIAAIDRGTLDSQWVAQQIGHPVIKALNNIFAKSLLEKGVPRGTRGRIALSVAGDSSDAKAAVLRLVDDLGFDPVDGGALDDSWRQQPGTPAYCRDLEAAALRRALAEADRSRIAEYRAEQEARIRKSLFRRRT; encoded by the coding sequence CTGCAGCGGCATTCCGGGCAGGAGAACAGGGGAGCCGACATGAGAATCGGAGTCATCGGCGCCGGAAGCATGGGAGGGATACTTGCACGCCACCTCGCCAAGCTCGGCCATCACCTCACGATTGCGAACTCGAGAGGACCTGAGAGTCTGACCGCGTTGGCGGCCGAGATCGGCGCGACCCCCGCTTCCGTTGTCGACGCCGCCAAAGCCGGAGAAATCCTCATCCTTGCCATCCCAACGAAGGCCGTCGCCGATCTTCCGCGGGGGCTGTTTGCCAACGTGCCGAGCAGCGTCGTCGTAATCGATATCGGCAACTATCATCCCGAGCTTCGCGATGGCCACATCGCTGCGATCGACCGGGGCACGCTCGACAGCCAGTGGGTCGCCCAGCAGATCGGGCATCCCGTGATCAAGGCGCTCAACAACATTTTCGCCAAGAGCCTTCTTGAAAAGGGCGTACCTCGGGGAACGAGGGGGCGGATTGCTCTCTCGGTCGCGGGCGATTCGTCGGACGCCAAGGCAGCAGTGCTTCGCCTCGTCGACGATCTTGGCTTCGACCCTGTCGACGGCGGGGCTCTGGACGACTCCTGGCGGCAGCAGCCCGGAACGCCAGCTTACTGCCGCGATCTTGAAGCCGCCGCTCTCCGGCGCGCGCTCGCCGAAGCTGACCGGAGCCGCATCGCCGAATACCGCGCCGAACAGGAGGCCCGTATCAGAAAGTCATTGTTTAGGAGGAGAACATGA
- a CDS encoding type II toxin-antitoxin system death-on-curing family toxin — translation MRYLSLTEVLDLHRLVVAQTGGAEPVLDLRGLESAIAQPRATFEGRDLHPSLADKAAALCYSLILNHPFLDGNKRVGHAAMETFLMLNGYEVLSSVEESERLILDVASGQVSREDLAEWLKKHLAEVSGRR, via the coding sequence GTGCGGTACCTCAGCCTGACCGAGGTGCTCGACCTCCATCGTCTTGTGGTCGCGCAAACGGGCGGGGCCGAGCCGGTTTTGGACCTTCGAGGCCTCGAGTCGGCAATCGCTCAGCCGCGAGCCACATTTGAGGGCCGTGACCTTCATCCGTCGCTTGCGGACAAGGCGGCGGCGCTGTGCTATTCGCTCATCCTCAACCATCCGTTTCTTGACGGCAATAAGCGAGTCGGCCATGCGGCCATGGAAACCTTCCTGATGTTGAACGGCTACGAGGTGCTCAGCTCCGTGGAAGAGTCGGAACGTCTGATTCTTGATGTGGCCTCAGGGCAGGTTAGCCGGGAAGACCTGGCAGAGTGGCTGAAGAAGCATCTCGCCGAAGTTTCAGGGCGGCGGTAG
- a CDS encoding type II toxin-antitoxin system RelE/ParE family toxin, producing MDPPGKPLVWLRGEIKTPPFTAEARVEAGHLLRLVQLGWKVGMPHSRPMPTIAPRCHELRVKDARSDWRIVYRVDADAVVIADIFAKTTRTTPGRTIADCRRRLKMYDDAK from the coding sequence ATGGACCCACCCGGGAAACCCCTGGTCTGGTTGCGTGGCGAGATCAAGACGCCGCCCTTCACGGCCGAGGCCCGAGTGGAGGCGGGCCATCTCTTGCGGCTCGTGCAGCTGGGCTGGAAGGTGGGCATGCCCCACTCAAGACCGATGCCTACGATTGCACCCAGGTGCCACGAGCTGCGGGTCAAGGATGCTCGAAGCGACTGGCGAATCGTGTATCGAGTCGATGCGGATGCCGTGGTCATTGCGGACATCTTCGCAAAGACTACACGCACGACCCCCGGCCGGACGATTGCGGACTGCAGACGCCGGCTCAAAATGTACGATGACGCCAAGTAG
- a CDS encoding VOC family protein, translating to MLKKVAFTMFPVKDTPRARAFYEGRLGLRVGGHSDNGVWTEYDLPGGGCLALFNHPDPKSAAPPGGASIAFEVEDLDVLVARLKSEGVKFKADDVQSPVCRMAIVQDTEGNTIILHKLRTT from the coding sequence ATGCTGAAGAAGGTGGCATTCACGATGTTTCCCGTGAAGGACACGCCGCGCGCGCGCGCTTTTTACGAAGGCAGGCTCGGCCTGCGCGTGGGCGGCCACTCGGACAACGGCGTGTGGACCGAATACGACCTGCCGGGCGGCGGGTGCCTGGCCCTGTTCAATCATCCCGATCCGAAGTCGGCTGCCCCTCCGGGCGGTGCGAGCATCGCGTTCGAGGTCGAAGACCTGGACGTGCTCGTCGCGCGCCTCAAGAGCGAAGGCGTGAAGTTCAAGGCCGACGACGTGCAATCGCCCGTGTGCCGCATGGCGATCGTGCAAGACACCGAAGGCAACACCATCATCTTGCACAAGCTCAGGACAACATGA
- a CDS encoding DUF1801 domain-containing protein, giving the protein MKRPGASRGQSASELISKRIAELGDWRGETLGRMRKLIREADADVVEEWKWMGTPVWSHDGIICTGESYKNVVKLTFAKGASLKDPARLFNSSLDGNVRRAIDIHEGEQVDEPAFKALVRQAVALNGSAKSRPSKKAKS; this is encoded by the coding sequence ATGAAAAGGCCGGGCGCGAGCCGAGGCCAGTCGGCATCGGAGCTCATCTCGAAACGAATTGCCGAACTCGGGGACTGGCGCGGGGAAACCCTCGGCAGAATGCGCAAGCTCATCAGGGAAGCAGACGCGGATGTCGTCGAGGAGTGGAAGTGGATGGGGACTCCGGTTTGGTCGCACGACGGCATCATCTGCACTGGCGAATCCTACAAGAATGTCGTGAAGCTGACCTTCGCCAAGGGCGCGTCCCTGAAGGATCCGGCCCGTCTCTTCAACTCGAGTCTCGACGGGAACGTACGCCGCGCGATCGACATTCACGAAGGAGAACAGGTTGACGAGCCCGCCTTCAAGGCGCTCGTTCGCCAGGCGGTCGCCCTCAACGGTTCTGCCAAGTCGAGACCTTCGAAGAAAGCGAAGTCCTAG
- a CDS encoding immunity 53 family protein, with protein MTTDTLLRLQFWYVAACNGDWEHEHGVQVESLDNPGWLVTIDLAGTTLESETFQEVSDLAPKVDWVRCWIEGGRFRGAGGPLMLGRIIDIFLGWAERHDRPRQQTDE; from the coding sequence ATGACGACCGACACATTGCTTCGGCTTCAATTCTGGTATGTCGCCGCCTGCAACGGTGACTGGGAGCATGAGCATGGTGTCCAGGTTGAGAGCCTCGATAACCCAGGATGGTTGGTCACGATCGATTTGGCCGGCACAACTCTCGAGTCGGAAACGTTTCAGGAGGTCTCTGATTTGGCTCCCAAGGTCGACTGGGTGCGATGTTGGATAGAAGGTGGCAGGTTTCGAGGGGCTGGCGGGCCGCTGATGCTCGGCCGAATCATCGATATTTTTCTGGGTTGGGCTGAGCGCCATGACCGCCCACGGCAGCAGACCGACGAATGA
- a CDS encoding SRPBCC family protein: MRSVEAAIEVRASPEAVFDLIHDYARRLEWDPFLKEASLLEGAKAAGLGVKTRCTARNGFAGLAMETVYCSFDRPKVAAVTMTRGPAVLETFAASLRQEDIGFGLTRVTYRFNFSMRPRWLRAMTGPIASVLFRREVRQRLRALKSYMERSR, translated from the coding sequence ATGAGATCGGTGGAAGCGGCGATCGAGGTTCGCGCGAGCCCTGAGGCGGTTTTCGATCTCATTCACGATTACGCCCGACGGCTCGAGTGGGACCCTTTTCTGAAGGAGGCCTCTCTTCTCGAGGGAGCGAAGGCGGCCGGCCTCGGGGTCAAGACCCGCTGCACGGCCCGGAATGGGTTTGCCGGGCTTGCCATGGAGACCGTCTATTGCTCCTTTGATCGGCCGAAGGTCGCTGCGGTGACCATGACCAGGGGACCTGCGGTCCTCGAGACCTTCGCCGCCAGCCTCCGTCAGGAGGACATCGGGTTCGGACTGACCCGCGTCACGTATCGGTTCAATTTCTCCATGAGACCTCGCTGGCTTCGGGCGATGACAGGCCCCATCGCGTCGGTTCTCTTCCGGCGGGAGGTGCGGCAGAGGCTCAGGGCGCTCAAGTCCTACATGGAGCGCTCACGATGA
- a CDS encoding CPBP family intramembrane glutamic endopeptidase: MLSLWRRLPILVRALITGLAVASAGTLPWAFFVTWNQRVFLSVPWAVLPMTLYLWLYWRYLNGSGWPRTTAEARRTSLRANGLSGDVWGMSLLAGMVGLAALLPLLGIMSRLVRLPAESQAISAPPHMPVLTVFLLLVMGSVVAGVVEEAGFRGYMQGPIERRHGPVVAILLNGALFGVGHYTHHPASVVAMLPYYLAVAAVYGGLAYATNSILPAMVLHAGGDVLSLTRLWATGQPEWQVSAKPPALIWETGADAAFWGYVAAFVLLGTGAVWAYAALARAARAARA, translated from the coding sequence ATGCTCTCACTCTGGCGACGCCTGCCAATCCTCGTGCGCGCCTTGATCACCGGGCTCGCGGTCGCCTCTGCGGGGACGCTCCCGTGGGCGTTCTTCGTGACATGGAACCAGCGTGTTTTTTTGAGCGTGCCCTGGGCCGTCCTGCCGATGACGCTCTATCTGTGGCTGTATTGGAGGTACCTCAACGGCTCGGGTTGGCCACGAACGACCGCAGAGGCGCGCCGAACGAGCCTTCGCGCCAACGGGCTTTCGGGCGACGTGTGGGGGATGTCGCTGTTGGCCGGGATGGTCGGCCTGGCCGCGCTCCTGCCGCTGCTCGGGATCATGAGCCGGCTGGTGAGACTCCCGGCGGAATCACAAGCGATCAGCGCACCGCCACACATGCCGGTCCTCACAGTATTTCTCCTGCTCGTCATGGGGTCGGTCGTTGCCGGCGTGGTCGAAGAAGCGGGGTTTCGCGGCTACATGCAGGGGCCGATCGAGCGGCGACACGGGCCCGTCGTGGCGATCCTGTTGAACGGCGCACTGTTCGGAGTCGGCCACTACACCCATCATCCGGCGTCGGTCGTGGCGATGCTGCCGTACTATCTCGCCGTCGCCGCCGTGTACGGCGGCCTCGCGTACGCCACGAATTCGATTCTTCCGGCAATGGTCCTGCACGCCGGCGGCGACGTGCTCTCGCTGACGCGCCTGTGGGCCACCGGACAGCCGGAGTGGCAAGTGTCCGCGAAGCCTCCAGCGCTGATCTGGGAGACGGGAGCGGACGCCGCATTCTGGGGCTACGTCGCCGCCTTCGTTCTGCTGGGCACCGGCGCGGTGTGGGCCTACGCCGCACTTGCCAGAGCCGCGCGGGCGGCTCGAGCATGA
- a CDS encoding helix-turn-helix transcriptional regulator, with protein sequence MRKDKRARLERSGWKVGTVRDLIGLSKAEAALVELKLILSRGLRERRARRRLTQAQLARLLKSSQSRIAKMEAGDPSVSIDLLIRSLLAMGTTQRELAQVIGHKSK encoded by the coding sequence ATGAGGAAGGACAAGCGAGCCCGATTGGAACGATCGGGGTGGAAGGTCGGGACAGTCCGTGACCTGATCGGGCTGTCCAAAGCCGAGGCGGCGCTCGTCGAGCTGAAGCTCATTCTGAGTCGCGGGCTTCGTGAGCGCCGCGCCCGACGCAGGCTCACCCAAGCGCAATTGGCTCGTCTGCTCAAATCGAGCCAGTCGCGGATCGCCAAGATGGAGGCTGGAGACCCTTCAGTCTCGATCGACCTTCTCATTCGCTCCCTTCTTGCCATGGGCACCACTCAGAGGGAGTTGGCCCAGGTCATTGGTCACAAGAGCAAATGA